From the Hordeum vulgare subsp. vulgare chromosome 1H, MorexV3_pseudomolecules_assembly, whole genome shotgun sequence genome, the window CACTGGCGGACATCCACCTACTGGGCAGATTGCCAAACCGCACCCCATGACAAGGTCTTGACTGCAGCCTACCACCTCACCAATGAGGCTCAGTTCTGGTACTTAGAGCTCAAGCGCGATTTTGGCATGCCGACATGGGAGCAGTTCAAGGAAGTTGCCATGTTCAGTTTGGGCTGTCACTCCGCACCAATCCTTTGGGCGAGTTGGCATGTTTGCCGTTCACTTCCTCGGTTGCCAACTACACCAAGGTTTCTAGCGCTCATGTGCCACAACAGTGACCCATTAACACCTTCCCAACAACGGTTTCTGTACACAGCAGGGCTGCCCGACTACCTTCACATTGACGTCGAGCTTCAGCGACCATCTGaacaacaaaccaccacctccttCGCCAAGGCTTATAAGCAGCGGCATTTCCCTCCAACAATGTCACCACACCAGCCTTCTGGTCCTACATGGCCCTTGTGCTACTCCGATCTTCATGCGGTTAATGAGCTATACCTTCCCTGCCAGCGCCACTAGCACCTGTTCTGCCGTCAATCACTCTAGAGCCAACCCCGTCACGGCAGGTTCGGTGCCTCACTCCAGCTGAGTTAGCAAAACATCGTAGCCATGGCCTTTGTTCAACTCAGACGAGATTTATGTTCAGGGTCACTGGTGCACGCGGCTCTTCTTTATCGAGGCTGATGACTATGACCAAGATAGCTCCACATCTGGTAGCACTCAAGGTCCCCTGCCAGACAATTGACAACCTACGGACAGGCTGTTTTTCAAGGAAGGAAGAGTCTTATCCCTTGATTAGAGTTGATAGGAATAGGATCCCTACCAGGTCTAGGTCTTAGGTTATAGGGGTGGAAGAGAGGTTGGCGGGGCGAGGCGCGCGGCCAATGGTGGTGGGGCGCCGTGAtcgcgcgcgagagagagagactcgaggcggctagggtttagggCGCCGGCTCCTGTTGGGAGCCGAGCAAATATGATTGCTTCTGCTTAACCAAAACTGAGTCCTTATACGAGTATATATAATCTCCCTAGCGCTAACAAATATGATAAACTGGGCTAAGCGCCTAATAACTacttccttcgttcctaaatataagtctttttagaggttccattaaaaaactacatactgatgtatatagacatactttagagtgtagattgattcattttgctccgtatgtagtgccatagtgaaaactctaaaaagacttatatttaggaacggcggGAGTATAAGATAAGTTGGGCCAGGCCCTTAAGTGGTTGCGCCCTTGGGCCCTCTCCGGTTATAATGTAAACCGGTCATAATAAGAGTCCTAGTTGATTAAGCATCTTTGCTATGAAAGAGTACAGTCAGTTTAGAGATCGTATTAGAGTTTGAATAGATTTACTAGCTTGTTGGTTAAGTCTTGTCTACTGTACGGCATTGCCTCTAGGTTATATCTCCAACATTTAGACCATGTATTAAATATATAGAGGTTAACGGTAAAAATCCTAAATTTAGTACTTTCTCAGATGAATATTCATTCCACTGATTTGACTTGCAACATTCACTAATGTAATCCAACTAACCAATCCTGTCATCAAAGTTCTTTAAAGCTATGTCCGAAAGAATGCACTAACTCCATCCAACTAATCACTCAGTATGCTAAATACGGATAATATTTAGATGGTGGCATAAATCTAGCCTACCAACTTTTTAAGAATAGCCAAGAAATTGATCTTTGTTTGGATGGGTGCCTTTTTTATGGCATGTCAATGCCTCTTCGCTCACACTAAGTCATTTTCCTTAACTATGGCCAATTCATGGGCAAGCTAAACCTTGACAAAACTTTGGCTAACAAATATTTGGTACTCCAAGTTTGGGCCCAAACCAAACATACCCTAAAATGCATAACACGGACAAAAGATTCCGATAAATATGTATTGGTCATCAAAATTTGACTTGAGATATGTTAGATGTCTCAGTTCAGGTATCCTTTGGTTCATAGGATAGGAATATCACAGGAATAGGGAACTTTTAGGAAATGAGATGTCATGTATCTCAAATCTTATGAATAGGAATAGGAAAAGAATTGTCCTTTGTTTCACatcataggattttttttattttatttttttttgcattGAGTCTAGGCTAATGTTTATTTCCCTTTGAAACATGAAGGATAGGAATAATTCATGTATAGGAATCAGATTCTATTCCTACAAACCAACGAGCTCTAAAGGAATTTTTCCTATAGGAACCATATCCTATAGAATTCCTCCAAACCGAAGGAGGCCTCAATAGGATTTACCCGAGAACAACTAATCGACCTCCCAGTATCGAAAATAGCTTCATTTCTGAAATTTGGTTGGTATGTAATCAAAGCATATGCAAACCTAGAGAATTCATAGGTAGCTAACAGTAACTGCCTCCATTCAAGTTCCATATGATACCAGCACAAAATTTATTCACCTTGGACAAGAAGGGCTCAAGAACAGTCACAATAGACACAAGCGCCCGGTCCAGCCCAATCTCCTCCTCTGCCTCCCGCAGAGCCGTGGCCTTAACATCCACATCCCCCTGATCCACCTTGCCTCCGGGCAACGACACCTCCCCtagattttatttttgttaagaaATAAAATTAGTCAGTGACAGAATTGAGCGACATGGATCCTATGAAGGTTCCGCCTTGGGCTAGAAAATTCCATAAAGGTTGCAGTTTGAGCCAAGAAACCGGTGGTCCACTCCACCTGAATGGGACGAGAGGGTGGAGGCGCGTTTGGTGAGGAGGACGCGGGGGTCCCCGCGATTATCCTCGAAAATACAGACCAGCACGGCGGCGAAGCCCTTGGATGCGGCCCCGCGGACGGGGCTGGAGGCGGAGGCGGCAGGGGCGCCCACCGAGGAGAGCTCGCCggaagatgaggaggaagaggcgaGGAGGTGGCGTGTGAGGAGGGCAAGCCGTCGAGACGGCGACGGGGAAGGGGCGGCCATGGCAATGTAACTGGGGGTGAATAGGCGGGAGAGGAGAGGCCTCATGACACCGGCGGCGCGGTGATAACGTTGTGCCGGCGGCAATGCCGAGGGTGTTGGGTTTGGAGGCGTCGCTGTGGATGTTGCCCGAAGATTTGCACTTCGACCTACGAATGAACAGTCTCATCGGCATCGCGTGAAGAAGAGTAAAATGCACCCGTGGTCTTAAAATGAAGCACTAGAGATCAGACTAATCATCCTTGTTTCCTATCAAACCAGTGCGTGCCCGTAGGATTAAAATTGGGGAGTGATCTGCGCCGACGCCGGCCAAAACTTTCATCCGGCCGCGCGCACGGGTCGCCGGATCCACGAACACACGCGCGTCCGCACCGTTGAATCTCTATGCAATTTTTTTTTAATGCAGCAAAATTCGTCGCGATGCagaattttttcaacggttgcaacaaaaaataaaaattgtagcaaaaaaaatatctacgtgatcgtagcaaaaaaaaagAATCTGATGGTGCGtgatagcaaaagtcaaacgttggttgtaacaaatatctacgtgaacgtgtatgcaactttttagtgaacggttgcagcaaaaaatgatgtcggttgtagcaaaaattaacacggttgtagcaaaagtaaaaaaacatcgaTTATAACGAAAAATtcgacgaactggagttgcagccaaacgtatatgcagttttTTACTGAACAAATGTAACAAATTTACACAAGAAAAAAGTAACATGAAAAACGTTTGTATGAAAAAAATACACGGTTGCAGCAAATTTGACGAAAAAATGCTACAAGCATCTGCCAGCGAGGCACACGGCCCGCGCGGGACCGGCTCGGCCGGCGCGCCGGGTGAAAGCGTTTCCCATTAAAATTACATCCTGGTCAGATCGGTGTTTAATTATGTCCTTCCTAATTAAGTGCCTATATTAACTGCTCCCACACAATAGCACTAACTTCTTCAGCCATCTCTAATTATGTGCTTCTAGTAATTATCTGCCCCGTTAATTCTTATGGGTTGTGCTTCTTGTTCGGCAACGAACAAGGGACCTGATGCATTACATTGAGATTCCTTATTAATCTGTGCATCTAATGAGATTGATATTTGCTTTAACCTTTGTTTCAAAAATCTTTCTTTATCAGCACAAATTTATGTTTTCAATTGCCAACAATTTTAAATTTCCATTCACCTGAAATTTATTTCCCGTAAAGGATTAAATTTGTTCTATTAGTACGTAATTATCTCTAGTGAGATATTCTGCCTCAATAGCATTGCATCTTGTTTCTATTGATTAAAGAATTGCTTCCAGCTAAATATAAGTTTTGTTTTCATCGAGTAGTAAAATAATCTGACCATATCTCATTCTTGTTTGCATGAACTAAAAAATTGCATTCACTCAAATAGTAGTAGTTTGCTTACATCAAAGAGGGAAAAAAGTAGAAGCGTCCTCTCTTGTTTCCATCAACTAGGTGATTGGTTTCAACCAAATAGAAATTTACTTGCATCAAAAGAGAAAAAtagttgttgtgtcacaattacaTATGCTTGAAAGGAATTACAGAGTTGTCCGCAGAGAACGAATTGTTAATCACTTATGTTTACAACacaaagcaagaacaaagcataaGAAAAAAAATCTACTCTTGTCTAGCACCATCCTAACAATGTCACGGAAGAGCTCCACATATACTGCAAGTTTGTCATCAACAAGAAACGTTGGACGAAGAGTTGAGCCTCATCTCGGTTGTAGTCTTCTAGACTTCCTTACAATATCCTTCACACGTGCCCCAATCAAGGAAGCATGACTACAATTTTGTGCTGGAAAAATATACATATAAAAGAAACATCATTCAGCGTGAAGCACAATCAGGAGTGGTTAGAAAAAAATAATTCACTAACACAAGCAACAGTGGTGATTGTTATCTTTATGTAATTAAAGAAGCATACATTCGTAGTGGTTGAAATAAAATTTTAGTACCATAGAAGCATATGTGAGAAATATTAGGAGGCAGTTGAAGCAAAATTTTGATACCATACAAGCATTTGTGAgaaataaaagtgaagcacatacatcatcgctttgagaagtatgtgacaagcaagagctccccctaaatttatgcattattttaaatttgcgtttgaatgcaaatgcataatcAATTAGGATTAtgtgtcactcttccatgtcacatacatcttagtggtgcgcataaatgatacgaatgaatagtaatgcacattttagaaaaccaaagagaggaacaaaaacaAATTTCTTCTCCCGAAGCTCcattgatctatacatttctccccctttggcaataacttgccaaaaagttcaaaggtctataaCTATGCGTCACTCTGGGCTTGATCTACTCGGGTAGCAGTTGATGGAGTTAACACGAGAGCATGGGCGGAGGCTTCAGAAGATGTCCTCTAAGGTGctggtgtagacactggaggtgcacGAGCTAGCAGAGCTGATGGAGCTGATGCTTGAGATGATGAAGACGGTCTGGAATCTAGAACTGGCACAACTGCAGATCTGACCTGGGGCTTGAATTGAGTGAAAGTCTGAAGAGACAgactatcatcatcatcatcgtcactgcTGGAGCTGGGAGTGTGCACTGCATCAAATTCATGCTTCAATTGATTCACAATGGTTGTCAGCTTAGTCACCTTATTATCTAGGTCATGGAATTTGGTTTCCACAATCCTCTCGAGACTATGCCGATTCAGAAAGATaattttgattttcttctccatccCATGGATGGTGCTGATAAGAAATGCCATTTGATCTTCTATGGATCTTATATGTGGAGCACTAGTGGCTCCCGATGCCTCAGCCTCACCCTCAGTACATATCTGTGTCTGTGATGTAGCTAAAGTAGGATGATTGGGATCCATCgctacttcattgtcttcaaaataTGGCTTGAGTGGTAAGTGTTGACGGTCAAGCAGATACACATTCTTCCCAATATTAGAGTTGGTCaacatctgaatgtatggtgtgTGCCCTCAAGATCTCTTTTGGTCAGCAGTAGTCCTTCTGATTGTCTCTACAATCAGGTCCATCACCCTAATCCTCGTGTGGGTGTCCACATGGTGCAACATGTTTATGGAGTACCccctgatcatcttatcatcacctaatttaggcatcaaggagtacctcattatggtgttggtggtgggtagTCCTACTTGAAGAAAGTAGACATAGCCTAACTTCTGTGTGTTCAGGTATTGCTAGGGCACTGGGTTATACATATTTTCCATTGAATTGTGATTCATCTTAGGATGTGTATAAACATCCATGTCTCTATCTTGTACCTCTCGGGATCCTAAGATGGTAGCCCACTCTTCCACTATGCACTGGTACGTTGAACCTTCAATCATCCATACAATTCTATCATTAGGATAAAAGTGAGAtgtggagtagaattgcatgatcatctcgtccTTCCATGTTCTCATCCTTTTGCCAACAAAATTTCAATGTCTATGGCTCTAAAGTTTTCTTGCACATGAGGGAAGTAGTTGTCGTTCTGCTTGATGTACTCCCAATCTACATACCACATATCGCTGACAACTGGACTCTTGTCCAGAAGCACACACTCATAAAAATcccattgctccttggtatggaaGCGAGCATCAATGACACTCCTTCTcctgatagcatatggatcaCTTGCTCTGCACTTTTCGAGTCCTTGATCCTTCCTTTCCTTCACGTTCTCTACAATGGGGTGTTCATCGTTGTGTTCACGCAGGTGAGGTCTTAGCTTCGTCAGAACAACAAGTTCTTCCTCCTCTACAGCAGCATCCATTGATGTAGAACACTTGTTCTTCTCAGATGAAGTTATATATCTTTTAGTCCTCCTAGGTTTAGGAGCTACATACTTCTTATCCTTGGGAACATATGGCTTGGCCTTAGTTGCAGGCTTGTTGGGCATAGCATCTCCcattaacttcttcttcttggaaggagtgGGATTAGCTGGTTCATCTTCCTTTCCTTCCTCATCTTCTGTTGGATCATCATACATGgaagttggccttccaacaacatgcacaatCCTCTTGCTGACTCTCTTCTCTCCTGTCTTCTTGGCTAGCTTGGAGATTGTAGCAGCCACTAGAGTTTTAGCTCCTCCTCTAGTAGTCTCAGGAGCTCTCACTGGATCAGGATTGGCATATTGTTTTCTCACAATCTTCTTGACAGTGgacctctccttcttctcgtgAGAAGTGCTTTTCTCAGGAATgaaatcaacatcttcttcatctgaaTTGAGCCTCTTCCTTGTCCTGGTTGCCACCTTGGGCACGTCATGTGAGCTAGGAGTGCGTGGATCTGAATCATTCCTCTCAGAACTAGTGTGTGAGTCCAATCCACACTCTGCTCTCTGTATGCATTCTGGCTTTCCTTAGACTCTGACATATTGACAAGTTGTCCCTATGAATAGATGTAGAAGAGTAGGAAAAGTTGAGATTCACAAAACACATAAATTTTGCAAAAAAATGAAGTCAAAATCTTAGTCTTAAGTTTCAACTAAGTGGGTTTTGGTTCTTCCGAGTTGAAAAAGTTGGAGCCTCCGAGACTGACTATCCCGTTAAGAGATACTTGGCCACTCTTTTCGGTTTCACCAAAAATAgagactcggtctcaccgagacagTTCTTAGAAGCCCTAACTAAGAATAGGTGACACCGATTCAAACCAACTCGGTGACTCCAAGACACACACAACGGAGACCTAAATCTAATTTTTTTCATTCGGCTaattgtaggatccaaagtatgtctagtggGCGGGGGGTAggaaagttttagcaattgtagcaagtcaagcacaccctacacatgcaagtcttcgagtatagcagcggaaagtaaagacatgcacatataAAGTAAGATCAAAAGCAAAGATTGACATGACATTTTTGGTGTGGTTCAGATAGGAGGTGGTTTCGTACGTCtgcattgatggagacttcaacccacaaagggtaaaGTCCgtgcgagtccatggagggctcaaccTACAAAGAGTCCACAGAGAAGTAACATTGTATGTTCcatcacggcttacgtccacgaaggactagcgtcACTCAGGGTatgtcttcacgaagtaggcgatctccttgcactGAAaaatttcttggttcaactccacaacacgaaggaggaggctcccaagaaacccctaaccaatctaggatacaccacactccaaaaggtaatacatgttgtagtatgatgaaatccttgctctagtgcttcaaaagatagtctcctcaacactaaatcACTGCCTcgtagatttggcttgggtagaagagattggttggttggaaagcaacttggggaggctaagaATCAACATTCAAATGGTAGGATTAGAATATCTTGATGTCAACACATgattaggtggctctctctcagaaaaatggatttgaCAAGTGTTGGGTCGTTCTGAGTACTTTCTCTTTgattgagaggtggtggaggggtatatataggcatctccaaaaatccatccgttacaacattattgcccaattcggtgaaaccgaagtgaaactcggtggcatcgactagtgcaaaatgtggcaacttttgtcttttcggtgagaccgatatatgaatctcggtggtaccgattttggATGGTCTAATTCGTTAccacaactcggtgagaccgattctcaAAATTCATAAATTCCGATTTTAAGAAGTTGGTTAACAGAGCCCTGGGCACTGATTTTGGCGGTACCAAAAtggaacttggtggtaccgagactcTAGGGTTTGTCATGGGATCTGTTTGAagtaaaactcggtagggccgaatggatagttggtggcaccgaattttggaCTTTGTGGATTTGGACAAAATAATTgtgggctaactctaagcactttagcaaccagatcatcatagtcaccgcatgcccttttaatagtattggctttcctatggactcaagtgtgattctgataaaaataaaatgtagagtcttcaagcttgttgctaatagatgttccttgcatctaggggttcacctcacaatccttagccaatgcatcattgaactttttgtgaaatatactagatagaatcattagaTCAATGACACCTATGTTTTCATTAGtttccaaaaccaccttagggagaaattgtgctttgaatctccccctttttgataattgatgacaacatatagatcaaagctttcacataagatataatcaatgaatagcatcgtcgctttgagaagtatgtgataaacaagagctccccctaaatttgtgccttattttaaatttgcgtttgaatgcaaatgcataacAGATTAGGATTATGTGTCAATCTTTCAtgccacatacatcttggtggtgcacaatgatacgaatgaatagtaatgcacatagccCAAAACAAATGAGTGAACGATCATCATATAGATATCTCATAGGTATGAAAtagttgcattgacaatgaacgcGTATGATCAAACGCGATAAAGTTTAGGACATCCAAAAGAACCAATTTTTTTGAAAACCAAAGAGAGCAGCAAAAACAACACACAAACTCTCTTTTGAAGCCTAttaatctatacatttctccccctttggcaacaagttaccaaaaagttcaaaggtctagaactacgcGTCGCTCTAGGCTCAACCTCCTCCTGTAGCAGTTGATGGAGTTGACAGGAGAGCGTTGGCAAAGGCTTCATTAGATGTCCTATGAGGTGGTggtgtagacactagaggtgccgtagcttgtggaggtgatggagcTAATGCTtgggctgatgaagatggtctggACTACGGAACTGTCACAGTTACAGATCTGGCGTGGGTCCTAAACTGAGTTGTAGTTGGGATAGACATATAATCATCATCACCACTTCTGGAGATGGGAGTGTgcatgatgatccacaagtatagggtatcaatcatagtcctttagataagtaagagtgacgaacccaacgaggagcagaaggaaatgacaagtggttttcagcaaggtagtttctgcaagcactgaaacaagcggtaacagatagtttggtagcaagataatttgtaacaagtaacTAGGGGCAAAAGTAAAAAAAGTTCAGAaagatatcccaatccttttgagtGCAAAGGACAGTCCGGAACAAGTACTTACAGTGATGCAAACGTTCTTGAGAACACATggaaatttcatctagtcactttcaccatgCTCATTTGAttcacattcgctactttgatgatttgatatgtgggcggaccggtgcttgggtgctgttattacttgaacaagactcccactcatgattaccccctctcgcaagcatccacaactacgaaaagagaattaagacaaagtctaaccatagcaataaacgtttggatccaaatcatccccttacggaatagcgcataaactggggtttaagcttctgcactctagcaacccatcatctaattactactacACAATGAGTTCCCTTAGGCCCatgaatggtgaagtgtcatgtagttgacattcacatgacaccactaagagaatcacaacatacatatcatcaaaatatcgaacgaatgccacattcacatgattacttatgatAAGACTTCTCccgtgtcctcaagaacaaaagtaactactcactcatcatcatggtggtcaagatcagaggggtattgaATAACATACATGATTTGAACATTTAATATCTCAAGAGGCAAACCACCTAACATCAACTAcgataagtaatcaacactacaagccaatcacaggtaccaatctgaagttctgacacaaagattgaatacaagagataaacaagggtttgatatgagatggtgctgttgatggtgatgatgaagattggtcctcccacgatga encodes:
- the LOC123427658 gene encoding nudix hydrolase 11-like, which codes for MRPLLSRLFTPSYIAMAAPSPSPSRRLALLTRHLLASSSSSSGELSSVGAPAASASSPVRGAASKGFAAVLVCIFEDNRGDPRVLLTKRASTLSSHSGEVSLPGGKVDQGDVDVKATALREAEEEIGLDRALVSIVTVLEPFLSKNGLDVTPVIGILSDKALFKPVLNKAEVEDIFDAPLEMFLKDDNRTTRQRNWMGKTIPVQFFDYEAEGEKYVIWGLTAHILTRAASVVLQRKPSFVELPNRPTNISITSKE